The following proteins come from a genomic window of Micavibrio aeruginosavorus EPB:
- a CDS encoding adenine nucleotide alpha hydrolase family protein, whose protein sequence is MYQEAQKFASIFNTMSDDFAKLAKDGMRFAIPVTNTDMFNGLTAAKAKALGPVEAVLAGVEAKLHYVEKAPTADKPGYIAFSDEGQSMAVLKGLRATGHWTAMFETIDQNRFGMTAINSDGSSRYRLLPKLAR, encoded by the coding sequence ATGTACCAAGAAGCCCAAAAATTCGCATCCATCTTCAACACGATGAGCGACGATTTCGCTAAACTGGCAAAAGACGGTATGCGTTTTGCCATTCCGGTGACCAACACAGATATGTTCAACGGCCTGACCGCTGCAAAAGCAAAAGCTCTGGGCCCGGTTGAAGCCGTTCTGGCTGGCGTTGAAGCCAAACTGCACTATGTCGAAAAAGCACCGACAGCAGACAAGCCGGGTTACATCGCATTCAGCGACGAAGGTCAGAGCATGGCCGTTCTGAAAGGTCTGCGCGCCACCGGCCACTGGACCGCGATGTTCGAAACCATTGATCAAAATCGTTTCGGCATGACCGCGATCAACAGCGACGGTTCGTCCCGTTACCGTTTGCTGCCGAAACTGGCACGATAA
- a CDS encoding helix-turn-helix transcriptional regulator → MSRYNHNDTKTTRILRISEVINRLGISRSGLYERIKNGDLPKPINLGGRRVGFIEHEIDTWVQQRIEKSRTL, encoded by the coding sequence ATGAGTCGATACAATCACAACGATACAAAGACCACACGCATTCTACGCATTTCTGAGGTTATTAATCGCCTAGGAATTTCTAGAAGTGGCTTATATGAGCGTATCAAAAATGGAGATTTACCGAAGCCAATCAACCTCGGCGGGCGTCGAGTTGGGTTTATAGAGCACGAGATCGACACTTGGGTACAGCAGCGCATTGAAAAAAGTCGAACACTTTAA
- the recJ gene encoding single-stranded-DNA-specific exonuclease RecJ, with amino-acid sequence MAQTILNVDRSVMQSRWVYSPANGDDVARMVQGHGLPEIVARLLAARSVVPDDVEKFLSPKLSRDFPDPFRLKGMDALANDLADAVINGRKIAVFGDFDVDGATSTAILVRFFRHCGLDTPLYIPDRMKEGYGPNINALNTLKQNGADLVIMADCGTTAFDVVEQGRNLGLDIVILDHHEAEERLPAANHIINPKRRDDDSGYDMLAACGVAFMTCVAVNKVLRERGFFGARGDAPLKDWIDILALGTVCDMVPLNGPNRLFVKYGLEKMATTNNPGLAALLQVAGVKNAPDAYTCGFMLGPRINAGGRIHKADLGARLLSTDDAEDAKNIAWTLNDCNDKRKDMQAEMMDQALRMVADLGLDQHPAILVGDESWHPGLNGLVAGRLVEKYKKPAAVIAYAPGHDVALEGRGSGRSVPGINIAAAFIDARNDNLIVKGGGHAMAAGFTILPDQIPAFRDFFYKHIADQAAGRVVVNETHVDGVLSVRGANLPLMKTMAQVGPFGQSNPEPVFVLPDVKIFSADLVGTDHVRTLIVDSDGGGTRMKAMAFRAANTPVGQTLLSGAGRTVHLLGRLKINEWQGKESVEFHIEDVAGV; translated from the coding sequence ATGGCCCAAACCATCCTCAATGTCGATCGGTCCGTGATGCAGTCGCGGTGGGTGTATTCCCCCGCAAATGGCGATGATGTCGCTCGCATGGTGCAGGGCCATGGGCTGCCGGAAATTGTTGCGCGTCTTCTGGCGGCGCGGTCGGTGGTGCCGGATGATGTTGAAAAATTCCTGAGCCCCAAATTGTCGCGTGATTTTCCGGACCCGTTCCGGCTCAAGGGCATGGACGCGCTGGCCAACGATCTGGCCGATGCAGTGATCAACGGGCGCAAAATTGCGGTCTTTGGCGATTTCGACGTGGACGGCGCGACATCCACCGCCATTCTGGTACGATTTTTCCGCCATTGCGGGCTGGATACACCGCTCTACATCCCCGACCGGATGAAGGAAGGCTACGGCCCCAATATCAACGCGCTAAACACCCTGAAACAAAACGGGGCCGACCTCGTCATCATGGCTGATTGCGGCACCACCGCGTTCGATGTGGTGGAGCAGGGGCGGAATCTCGGCCTTGATATCGTCATCCTCGACCACCACGAGGCAGAGGAGCGCTTACCCGCCGCCAACCACATCATCAACCCCAAACGCCGCGATGATGATAGCGGGTATGACATGCTGGCCGCGTGCGGTGTGGCGTTTATGACCTGTGTGGCGGTGAACAAGGTTTTGCGCGAACGTGGGTTCTTTGGCGCGCGCGGTGACGCCCCGTTGAAGGACTGGATCGACATTCTCGCTCTCGGCACCGTGTGCGATATGGTGCCGTTGAACGGCCCGAACCGGTTGTTCGTGAAATACGGCCTTGAAAAAATGGCCACCACCAACAATCCCGGCTTGGCCGCATTGTTACAGGTGGCAGGGGTGAAAAACGCACCCGATGCCTATACGTGCGGCTTTATGCTCGGCCCGCGCATCAATGCGGGCGGGCGGATACACAAGGCCGATCTGGGTGCCAGATTGCTCTCCACCGATGATGCGGAAGATGCCAAAAACATCGCGTGGACGTTGAATGACTGCAACGACAAACGCAAAGACATGCAAGCCGAAATGATGGATCAGGCGTTGAGAATGGTCGCCGATCTGGGTCTCGATCAGCACCCCGCCATTCTGGTCGGCGATGAAAGCTGGCACCCTGGCCTGAACGGTCTGGTCGCCGGGCGGTTGGTGGAAAAATACAAAAAACCCGCCGCCGTGATTGCCTACGCGCCGGGCCATGATGTGGCCCTCGAAGGGCGCGGCTCTGGCCGTTCCGTCCCCGGCATCAATATCGCCGCCGCCTTTATCGACGCGCGCAACGATAATTTGATTGTAAAGGGCGGGGGCCATGCCATGGCTGCGGGCTTCACCATTCTGCCCGATCAAATTCCGGCCTTCCGCGATTTCTTCTACAAACACATCGCGGATCAAGCCGCCGGCCGCGTGGTGGTGAATGAAACACATGTGGACGGCGTGCTCAGCGTGCGCGGTGCCAACTTACCCCTGATGAAAACCATGGCCCAGGTCGGCCCCTTCGGCCAATCCAACCCCGAACCCGTATTTGTCCTGCCCGACGTAAAAATCTTCAGCGCCGATCTGGTCGGCACCGACCACGTCCGCACCCTGATCGTCGATTCCGACGGCGGCGGCACCCGCATGAAAGCCATGGCCTTCCGCGCCGCCAACACCCCCGTCGGCCAAACCCTCCTATCCGGCGCTGGTCGCACCGTCCATCTCCTTGGCCGTTTAAAGATCAACGAATGGCAGGGGAAAGAGAGTGTGGAGTTTCATATTGAGGATGTGGCGGGGGTTTGA
- a CDS encoding restriction endonuclease produces the protein MNSPKRTELEKADLLVDRIYEGGRSGNASDDPLPKLIGVSNQGGFRYIGKKEHPRLVVLTSTLKNPDWPDNLDKESGIFTYYGDNKKPGYELHDTPRFGNLLLRDMFDRSHGSIEERILIPPILIFANTGNWRDVEFLGLAVPGVQNLDSNQDLVAVWKQKNSKRFQNYQAKFTILNTQIIPRKWLESVKQGKPLTDAAPSCWKSWIETKNYQALKAPRTLEYRSREEQLPTDETGTKLIALIQDKFIGTPHRFEACAAKIAEMMLQRVSSIDLTRPSRDGGRDAIGKYRIGQGASSVLVDFALEAKCYSTSNSVGVKELSRLISRLRNRQFGILVTTSYVATQAYQEIKEDEHPIVIISAIDIANTLKAAGITTEQQLSEWLSSF, from the coding sequence ATGAACTCTCCCAAACGCACAGAGCTTGAAAAGGCAGACCTTCTGGTTGATCGAATTTATGAGGGCGGACGCAGTGGAAATGCCTCAGACGACCCCTTGCCTAAACTAATTGGCGTCAGTAACCAAGGCGGCTTTCGCTATATAGGAAAGAAAGAGCATCCACGACTGGTTGTTCTAACATCAACACTTAAAAACCCGGATTGGCCAGACAATTTAGACAAGGAAAGTGGTATTTTCACATACTATGGCGACAATAAGAAACCAGGATACGAACTCCACGATACACCACGATTTGGGAATCTTCTATTACGCGATATGTTTGACCGCTCTCACGGCTCCATCGAAGAAAGAATCCTTATCCCACCAATCCTGATCTTTGCCAACACTGGAAACTGGAGAGATGTTGAGTTTCTAGGCCTAGCTGTTCCGGGCGTACAAAACCTTGATTCGAACCAAGATTTAGTCGCAGTTTGGAAACAGAAGAACAGCAAGAGATTTCAAAATTATCAGGCAAAATTCACCATTTTGAATACGCAGATAATTCCAAGAAAATGGCTAGAATCAGTAAAACAAGGCAAACCTTTAACTGACGCAGCACCCTCTTGCTGGAAATCATGGATTGAAACAAAAAATTACCAAGCACTGAAAGCACCCAGAACACTTGAGTATAGAAGCCGAGAAGAACAACTTCCCACGGACGAAACCGGCACTAAGCTAATCGCATTAATTCAAGATAAATTCATAGGCACGCCACATCGTTTTGAAGCTTGCGCCGCAAAAATAGCTGAAATGATGCTTCAAAGAGTGTCCAGTATTGATTTAACGCGACCATCCCGGGATGGGGGGCGTGACGCTATTGGCAAATACAGAATCGGACAAGGCGCCTCCTCCGTTCTTGTTGACTTCGCTCTTGAGGCCAAATGCTACAGCACATCAAACTCCGTTGGCGTCAAAGAGCTATCACGACTTATATCGCGCCTACGCAACAGACAATTTGGAATACTAGTAACAACATCATACGTCGCAACCCAGGCCTATCAGGAAATCAAAGAGGACGAACACCCGATCGTAATTATTTCAGCCATTGATATAGCTAACACTTTGAAAGCAGCTGGTATTACAACAGAGCAACAGTTAAGCGAATGGCTGTCATCGTTTTAA
- a CDS encoding ATP-binding protein has protein sequence MTAVAPFRPRARLLQLLGDQLIGNARLALFELVKNAYDADANQLDIVFENLEKQNPRIVVTDDGEGMPLSTLQNIWFEPGADHRELQRKAGKRTKKFNRLPLGEKGVGRFAVHKLGNKITLITRAENEPEYTIDIDWHDLVNDTRYMDEANVRIVESNGSTFKQGETGTKIIISELRETWSRGDIRRLWANVKSISSPFKEEEVFRANLSVPGKEEWLSKLPDVQDILDQAIWHYCFWFEDGKFEWEYKFKPIDALKIKGRSLKSEKNATLQLAKDDQKKYGTLTADKTFTDGIGPVCGEFYIFDRDAEIMSLMTNTNLLKDFLDENGGIRVYRDGIRVHNYGEKGVDWLGLDLRRVNVPTRRISNNLIIGAIDLSLKDSQKLVEKTNREGFVESSEYERLRSLVLASLIEFENHRQEDKQQINLLLDHAKGKSVLDIHKPIEELRDQIEKRKLGGELGKYVDTIERQYNEMKEVVTHSGVANISLAIVFHEIERGVKSLNTAIKSDVSFDLIKRQADDLSNLLEGFSMLLRRDGKKRHDIKDIVKESLFLNKSRTEYHNVTVSCPLLTDEQRSFECLASRAMLLGALSNLIDNALYWMRVRWPDAEYQHGEKKKRAIYIGVTDFFEDGQALIIADNGPGIKLKPADIVKPFMTTKPDGMGLGMYYTNMVMELNGGRIAFPDREDVNVPAAYDGAVIALVFKKDE, from the coding sequence ATGACCGCTGTTGCACCTTTCCGCCCACGCGCACGATTACTTCAACTGCTTGGAGACCAGCTGATTGGAAACGCTCGGCTTGCCCTGTTTGAATTAGTAAAGAACGCCTACGATGCCGACGCAAATCAGCTGGATATTGTTTTTGAAAATCTCGAAAAGCAAAATCCACGCATTGTTGTTACTGATGATGGCGAAGGCATGCCACTTAGCACACTCCAAAATATCTGGTTTGAGCCTGGAGCAGATCATCGTGAGCTACAAAGAAAAGCTGGAAAACGAACAAAGAAATTCAATCGCCTACCTCTAGGGGAAAAAGGCGTAGGACGCTTTGCTGTTCACAAACTAGGAAATAAAATTACCCTTATCACGCGGGCAGAAAACGAACCTGAATATACAATTGATATTGACTGGCATGACCTAGTAAATGACACAAGATATATGGACGAAGCGAACGTCAGAATCGTTGAAAGCAATGGCTCCACGTTCAAACAAGGGGAAACTGGCACCAAGATAATCATCAGCGAACTTCGCGAGACTTGGAGTCGCGGAGACATCCGCAGGCTATGGGCCAACGTGAAGTCAATTTCTTCGCCATTCAAAGAAGAAGAAGTTTTCAGAGCCAATCTTTCCGTACCCGGAAAAGAAGAGTGGCTTTCTAAGCTACCAGATGTTCAAGACATCCTTGATCAAGCAATCTGGCATTACTGCTTCTGGTTTGAGGATGGAAAGTTTGAATGGGAGTACAAATTTAAGCCAATTGATGCCTTAAAAATCAAAGGACGGTCTTTAAAGTCCGAAAAAAATGCGACGCTCCAACTTGCAAAGGATGACCAAAAAAAATATGGAACCCTAACAGCAGACAAAACCTTTACAGACGGAATCGGCCCCGTCTGTGGCGAGTTTTATATTTTCGACCGTGACGCGGAAATCATGAGTCTCATGACAAATACAAACTTGCTTAAAGATTTTCTGGATGAGAATGGAGGTATAAGGGTTTATCGAGACGGCATCCGAGTACATAACTACGGTGAAAAAGGCGTCGATTGGTTAGGCCTTGATCTGAGACGAGTAAATGTCCCCACCCGCCGCATAAGTAATAACTTGATAATAGGCGCCATCGACCTTTCCTTGAAAGACAGTCAAAAGTTGGTCGAAAAAACAAACAGGGAAGGGTTCGTTGAAAGTTCAGAATACGAACGGCTCCGCTCCCTGGTTCTTGCCTCCCTCATTGAATTTGAAAACCACAGACAGGAAGACAAACAACAGATTAATCTCCTTCTGGATCATGCAAAAGGCAAGTCCGTCCTGGACATTCACAAGCCAATTGAGGAACTGCGTGACCAAATAGAAAAGAGAAAACTCGGCGGAGAACTTGGAAAATACGTTGACACAATAGAGCGCCAATATAATGAAATGAAAGAAGTGGTAACACATTCTGGTGTCGCCAATATTAGCCTTGCAATCGTTTTCCATGAAATAGAGCGCGGTGTAAAAAGCCTCAACACAGCCATAAAAAGTGATGTTTCTTTTGATTTAATCAAAAGACAAGCCGATGACCTAAGCAACCTTCTCGAAGGTTTTTCCATGCTGCTCCGCAGAGATGGAAAAAAGCGCCACGACATAAAAGATATTGTAAAGGAAAGCCTTTTCCTCAACAAATCACGAACTGAATATCATAACGTCACTGTATCATGTCCCTTGCTAACGGACGAGCAACGATCATTCGAGTGCTTAGCTTCCCGAGCAATGCTGTTAGGAGCGCTATCCAACCTAATTGATAACGCCCTTTATTGGATGAGAGTGCGCTGGCCGGACGCCGAATATCAGCATGGAGAAAAAAAGAAAAGAGCAATATATATTGGTGTTACGGATTTTTTTGAGGATGGCCAAGCTCTGATAATCGCCGACAATGGCCCAGGCATAAAACTAAAACCAGCTGATATTGTAAAGCCCTTCATGACAACAAAACCGGATGGCATGGGCCTCGGTATGTATTACACGAATATGGTCATGGAGCTAAACGGTGGCCGAATTGCCTTCCCTGACCGCGAAGACGTAAACGTTCCCGCAGCTTACGACGGTGCAGTGATAGCACTTGTTTTTAAGAAAGACGAATAA
- a CDS encoding transcriptional regulator domain-containing protein: MKNEKKHEPNKEYLAQRFSWLPDWRQEDQYPDPSTMTGTNWAWEFLRRQPHYGNLRKSLIGESKLSEIDLHEARNIVAQSTSDRELIFSEEDRPLTQVIELMEIFYGRFGLLTFPPAPENATARIKFEDRRIFFRSESQSRRHYEPEETFLGFNEALCTIDMELPIDPQLKKIKETIRQRIGMRNTQENSPSSQMMRMRTSKYLLYLRVLDADIRGIDLKEMADVFGMDNSYDDDFRGEKTLRWNLMEAKRLRDSGYRQIAKIS; encoded by the coding sequence ATGAAAAACGAAAAGAAACATGAACCCAATAAAGAATACCTAGCACAGAGATTTTCTTGGCTGCCTGATTGGAGACAAGAAGATCAATATCCAGACCCCAGCACAATGACCGGAACAAATTGGGCATGGGAATTCCTACGAAGACAACCGCACTACGGAAATCTACGAAAATCTTTGATTGGAGAATCAAAATTATCAGAGATCGACTTACACGAAGCTCGTAATATCGTCGCGCAGAGCACTTCAGACAGAGAGCTCATTTTTTCCGAAGAAGACCGCCCACTTACGCAAGTCATCGAGCTAATGGAGATCTTCTACGGACGATTTGGCCTATTAACATTTCCACCTGCCCCAGAAAATGCAACCGCACGAATAAAGTTTGAAGATAGAAGAATATTTTTTAGATCAGAAAGTCAGAGCAGAAGACACTACGAACCAGAGGAAACTTTCCTTGGCTTCAACGAAGCCCTTTGCACCATTGACATGGAACTCCCCATCGACCCACAACTGAAAAAAATTAAAGAAACAATTAGACAGCGTATTGGTATGCGCAATACCCAAGAAAACAGCCCCTCATCCCAAATGATGCGCATGCGCACATCAAAATACCTACTTTATCTTCGCGTTCTCGACGCAGATATTCGAGGAATAGATCTAAAGGAAATGGCAGATGTATTCGGAATGGACAATTCCTATGATGATGATTTCAGGGGCGAAAAAACCCTAAGATGGAACCTGATGGAAGCCAAACGACTACGTGATTCAGGCTATCGTCAAATAGCTAAAATCTCTTAA
- the glpX gene encoding class II fructose-bisphosphatase: MSATAMKPSIPLANEAFAMDRNLALEAIRVTEAAALAASRLVGRGDEKAADAAAVDAMREALNSLSMRGTVVIGEGERDEAPMLYIGEQVGAGVGPEIDIALDPLEGTTITAKGGSNALAVMALADKGGFLNAPDTYMEKMAIGPGLPSDILDLDAPPQEILKKLADAKGAQISDLQVCILDRTRHADMIAAVRSTGARISFIQDGDVSGVIATTDPDTGIDIYMGTGGAPEGVLAAAALQCTGGQMLGRLVFRNDGEISRAEKCGIRDLKKIYTLNELAKPNNVMFAATGVTNGAMLRGVRRFAGGAVTHSIIMRSKSGTIRKIESTHNFNRKEDAY; encoded by the coding sequence ATGAGCGCCACCGCCATGAAACCATCCATACCGCTTGCCAACGAAGCCTTCGCCATGGACCGCAACCTGGCACTGGAAGCCATCCGCGTGACCGAGGCCGCCGCTTTGGCCGCCTCGCGCCTTGTCGGGCGCGGCGATGAAAAGGCCGCGGACGCCGCCGCCGTGGATGCAATGCGTGAAGCGTTAAACAGCCTGTCCATGCGCGGCACCGTGGTGATTGGTGAAGGTGAACGGGACGAAGCCCCCATGTTGTATATCGGGGAACAGGTGGGCGCGGGTGTGGGCCCGGAAATTGACATCGCCCTCGACCCGTTAGAGGGCACAACCATCACCGCCAAAGGCGGGTCCAACGCGCTGGCCGTCATGGCGCTGGCGGACAAGGGTGGGTTTTTGAATGCGCCCGATACCTACATGGAAAAAATGGCCATCGGCCCTGGCCTGCCCAGCGATATTCTTGACCTCGATGCCCCGCCGCAGGAGATTTTGAAAAAACTGGCCGACGCCAAGGGCGCGCAGATTTCGGATTTACAGGTCTGTATCCTCGACCGTACGCGCCATGCCGATATGATCGCCGCCGTGCGGTCCACCGGCGCCCGGATCAGCTTTATTCAAGACGGCGACGTCAGCGGCGTCATCGCCACCACCGATCCGGATACGGGCATTGATATCTATATGGGCACTGGCGGCGCGCCGGAAGGGGTTCTGGCCGCGGCTGCCCTGCAATGCACGGGCGGGCAAATGCTGGGCCGTTTGGTGTTCCGCAATGACGGCGAAATTTCGCGCGCGGAAAAATGCGGCATTCGGGATTTGAAAAAAATCTATACGCTGAACGAACTGGCCAAACCGAACAACGTCATGTTTGCGGCAACGGGCGTGACTAACGGCGCCATGTTACGCGGCGTGCGCCGTTTTGCCGGGGGTGCGGTGACGCATTCCATCATCATGCGGTCCAAATCCGGCACGATCCGCAAAATTGAATCCACGCACAATTTTAACCGCAAGGAAGATGCGTATTAA
- a CDS encoding tyrosine-type recombinase/integrase, with product MPLSDVACRQAKPREKSYKMGDSGGLYLEITPKGSKLWRMKYRYGGKEKRLALGQYPEVSLADARDGRDKARKLLAEHNDPSLAKQEKKRLAQASAANTFEALALEWHEKNKGNWSPNHASTVLRRLEQDLFPAIGNLPIKEITTPRLAIVIENIEKRGAYDIARRALQYSRAIFAYAQLRGKIDTNPADIKAKDFLAPIKQGHYAAMEAKDLPEFLSKLYSNEARLFISTQLALEMMLLTFVRTSELIKARWDEFDFEKRQWIIPAERMKMNRDHIVPLSKQVLRILEQLKPISEHREFLFPGQRNPKTHMSNGAILMALKRMGYHGIHTGHGFRALAMTTIMEELGYPHEVPDTQLAHAKGDSVRRAYDRTKFLAQRKKMMQEWADYIENISHKNGKLIQGRFSRKVL from the coding sequence CCCAAGGGCAGCAAGCTGTGGCGCATGAAATACCGCTATGGTGGCAAAGAAAAACGCCTAGCCTTAGGGCAGTACCCAGAGGTGTCCTTAGCAGATGCCCGTGACGGGCGAGATAAGGCGCGCAAGCTGCTTGCGGAACACAATGACCCATCCCTCGCCAAACAGGAAAAGAAACGCCTTGCGCAAGCCAGTGCTGCCAATACGTTCGAGGCGCTGGCATTAGAGTGGCATGAGAAGAATAAGGGCAACTGGAGCCCCAATCATGCGTCAACCGTTTTACGCCGTTTGGAACAAGACCTTTTCCCAGCCATAGGCAACCTTCCCATAAAAGAAATCACCACCCCTCGCCTAGCGATTGTAATCGAAAATATCGAAAAACGCGGAGCCTACGATATTGCACGTAGAGCACTACAATATAGCCGAGCAATTTTCGCCTACGCTCAGCTAAGGGGAAAAATTGACACGAACCCGGCAGACATCAAAGCCAAAGATTTCCTAGCCCCTATCAAACAAGGGCATTACGCCGCGATGGAAGCAAAAGACCTCCCCGAATTTCTAAGCAAGCTCTATAGCAACGAAGCCCGGCTCTTTATTTCGACACAGCTGGCTCTAGAAATGATGCTCTTAACGTTTGTTCGCACCAGTGAACTGATAAAAGCGCGCTGGGACGAATTTGATTTTGAAAAAAGGCAGTGGATCATTCCCGCAGAGCGCATGAAAATGAACCGGGATCATATCGTTCCTCTATCAAAGCAAGTTTTGAGAATCCTAGAGCAATTAAAACCCATAAGTGAACATAGAGAATTTTTATTCCCGGGACAGCGTAACCCCAAAACGCACATGTCAAATGGGGCGATATTAATGGCTCTCAAACGGATGGGATATCACGGTATTCACACGGGACACGGTTTCCGCGCACTGGCCATGACAACAATCATGGAGGAACTGGGCTATCCGCATGAGGTACCGGATACACAGCTAGCGCACGCCAAAGGCGACTCTGTTCGTCGGGCCTATGACCGTACAAAATTCCTGGCTCAGAGAAAAAAGATGATGCAGGAATGGGCAGATTATATCGAAAATATATCACACAAGAACGGAAAACTTATTCAAGGACGATTTTCAAGAAAGGTATTGTAA
- a CDS encoding DNA cytosine methyltransferase produces the protein MKTLDIFCGGGGSSYGARNAGADIVCGIDLNEVAIGTYRDNFPQAKAYAKRLEGINPRKLRDEIGDIDLLLASPECTNHTCAKGAAPRSESSRATAMQALRYAKEFKPRWLVLENVVHMRPWSRYGELKEDLIGLGYNLKEFVFDASDFGVAQKRKRLFIVCDLEDEVLDIAPLPRKRKKTVRGILDKPGTWKTTPLYKENRAKPTLERAERGFSELGDGARFLLVYYGTDGCGGWQRIDRPLRTITTVDRFALVEPGERGPEMRMLQVPELKRAMGFENDYLMNQGTRRDKIRILGNGVCPPVMERIVSSISG, from the coding sequence ATGAAAACGCTAGATATTTTTTGTGGTGGGGGCGGTAGTAGTTACGGAGCGCGTAACGCTGGGGCTGATATTGTGTGCGGAATTGATCTCAACGAGGTCGCCATTGGAACCTATCGGGATAATTTCCCCCAGGCGAAAGCTTATGCAAAACGACTGGAGGGTATAAACCCGCGTAAACTACGCGATGAGATAGGCGATATAGATCTACTTCTGGCTTCACCAGAATGCACAAATCATACATGTGCTAAAGGCGCTGCTCCACGTTCTGAAAGCAGCCGTGCTACGGCAATGCAAGCGCTACGTTATGCGAAAGAGTTTAAGCCCAGATGGCTTGTTCTGGAGAACGTGGTTCATATGCGCCCATGGTCGCGGTATGGCGAATTGAAGGAAGATCTGATTGGTCTTGGCTATAACTTGAAAGAATTCGTTTTTGATGCATCGGATTTTGGTGTAGCGCAAAAACGCAAGAGGCTTTTTATCGTTTGTGATCTAGAGGATGAAGTGTTGGATATAGCGCCTTTGCCTCGAAAAAGGAAAAAGACGGTACGCGGCATACTTGACAAGCCGGGTACATGGAAAACTACACCACTTTACAAAGAAAACCGTGCCAAGCCTACCCTTGAAAGGGCGGAGAGGGGATTCTCCGAACTTGGCGATGGTGCTCGTTTCTTGTTGGTGTATTACGGTACCGATGGTTGTGGGGGGTGGCAGAGGATTGATCGACCGCTTCGAACCATTACAACAGTAGATCGTTTCGCGCTTGTTGAGCCTGGGGAGAGGGGGCCTGAAATGAGGATGCTCCAGGTACCCGAATTGAAGCGTGCAATGGGCTTTGAAAATGACTATCTGATGAATCAGGGGACGCGTCGCGATAAGATTCGTATACTTGGTAATGGTGTATGTCCTCCCGTTATGGAACGCATCGTTTCATCTATATCGGGCTAG